In Fundulus heteroclitus isolate FHET01 chromosome 8, MU-UCD_Fhet_4.1, whole genome shotgun sequence, a genomic segment contains:
- the hpse gene encoding heparanase isoform X1, producing the protein MDSVLLLLLALFSYRTGGNRLFRGSSPVGLDLDLEVDADLSAVFRRVDPRFLSVTIDASLASNEKFMLLLRSQRIRTLAKALSPAFLRFGGTKQDFMVFRPRRSQRLNADEPCSSTGLPWWLEQRLKEDWTQQKLILLKEEQQNQHNRVHFTELTVDLLHSFSSCSGLDLIFGLNALLRTADNSWNSSNARSLLQYCESKRYNMSWELGNEPNSYEKKAGIRVDGYQLGVDFTLLRKMMAESKLYRDAGLYGPDVGQPRDHRADLLKSFLQSGAEAVDACTWHHYYVNSRNTSLHDFLDPEVLDSLALKIQEVLKRVKQEAPGKPVWLGETSSAYGGGAAGLSDAFVSGFMWLDKLGLGAKLGLDVVMRQELFGSGHYQLIDDDLDPLPDYWLSLLYKRLVGPEVLKLWAVSDSGRSKRVRLYLHCANRRSYASGAVVLITMNLSRKPARISLPVLLSGSTVDAFVLQSSLPGKEGLQSRSVQLNGVLLKMVDDKTLPELSGARSPPAEHVLLPAFSLGFFVFSEARAPACR; encoded by the exons ATGGACTCCGTTCTGTTGCTCCTTCTAGCGCTCTTCTCCTACCGGACCGGAGGGAACCGATTGTTCCGCGGAAGCTCTCCGGTCGGACTGGATCTGGACCTGGAAGTGGACGCGGACCTGTCGGCGGTGTTTCGCCGGGTGGATCCCCGCTTTCTGTCCGTCACCATCGACGCCAGCTTGGCTTCAAATGAGAAGTTCATGCTGCTGTTGAG GTCTCAGAGGATCCGAACTCTGGCCAAAGCTCTGAGTCCAGCCTTTTTAAGGTTCGGGGGAACCAAACAGGACTTCATGGTGTTCAGGCCTAGGAGGAGCCAGCGGCTGAATGCAg ATGAGCCTTGCAGCAGTACTGGACTCCCTTGGTGGCTGGAGCAGAGGCTGAAAGAGGACTGGACTCAGCAGAAGCTCATCCTGCtcaaggaggagcagcagaaccagcacaACAGAGTCCACTTCACAG agCTCACCGTGGACCTGCTGCACTCGTTCAGCAGCTGCTCGggcctggatctgatctttggCCTGAACGCGCTGCTCAGGACCGCGGACAACAGCTGGAACAGCAGCAACGCCCGCTCTCTGCTCCAGTACTGCGAGTCCAAACGATACAACATGTCGTGGGAGCTGGGGAACG AGCCAAACAGTTACGAGAAGAAGGCCGGGATCCGCGTGGATGGATATCAGCTCGGAGTGGATTTCACCCTTCTCAGAAAGATGATGGCAGAGTCCAAACTGTACCGGGACGCCGGGCTGTACGGCCCAGATGTGGGTCAGCCGCGGGACCACAGGGCAGACTTACTAAAGAG CTTCCTGCAGAGCGGAGCCGAGGCCGTCGACGCCTGCACCTGGCACCA CTACTACGTCAACAGCAGAAACACGTCATTACACGACTTTCTAGATCCTGAAGTTCTGGACTCCCTGGCTTTAAAGATCCAAGAAGTCCTGAAG AGAGTGAAGCAGGAAGCTCCTGGGAAGCCCGTGTGGCTCGGAGAGACGAGCTCAGCCTACGGCGGGGGAGCGGCGGGACTGTCTGACGCCTTCGTCTCGGGATTTAT GTGGCTGGATAAGTTAGGCCTGGGAGCCAAACTGGGCCTGGATGTGGTGATGAGGCAGGAGTTGTTCGGCTCCGGGCATTACCAGCTGATCGACGATGACCTGGATCCTCTCCCG GATTACTGGCTGTCGCTTCTCTACAAGAGACTCGTTGGACCAGAGGTCCTGAAACTTTGGGCCGTCTCGGACTCTGGCAGGAGCAAAAGAGTGAGGCTGTATCTGCACTGCGCCAACAGGAGGAG ctACGCCAGCGGAGCCGTGGTGCTGATAACGATGAACTTGAGCAGGAAGCCAGCCAGGATCTCACTTCCTGTCCTGCTCTCCGGCAGCACAGTGGACGCGTTTGTCCTCCAGTCCAGCCTGCCGGGGAAGGAGGGACTGCAGTCCAG GTCTGTGCAGCTGAACGGAGTGCTGTTGAAGATGGTGGATGATAAAACTCTCCCCGAACTCAGCGGAGCTCGGTCACCTCCAGCTGAACACGTGCTGCTCCCTGCCTTCTCCCTGGGGTTCTTTGTGTTCTCGGAGGCCCGGGCGCCGGCCTGCCGCTGA
- the hpse gene encoding heparanase isoform X2 codes for MKQPRRLTPPFPHLSQNACFPSGLCSTRSQRIRTLAKALSPAFLRFGGTKQDFMVFRPRRSQRLNADEPCSSTGLPWWLEQRLKEDWTQQKLILLKEEQQNQHNRVHFTELTVDLLHSFSSCSGLDLIFGLNALLRTADNSWNSSNARSLLQYCESKRYNMSWELGNEPNSYEKKAGIRVDGYQLGVDFTLLRKMMAESKLYRDAGLYGPDVGQPRDHRADLLKSFLQSGAEAVDACTWHHYYVNSRNTSLHDFLDPEVLDSLALKIQEVLKRVKQEAPGKPVWLGETSSAYGGGAAGLSDAFVSGFMWLDKLGLGAKLGLDVVMRQELFGSGHYQLIDDDLDPLPDYWLSLLYKRLVGPEVLKLWAVSDSGRSKRVRLYLHCANRRSYASGAVVLITMNLSRKPARISLPVLLSGSTVDAFVLQSSLPGKEGLQSRSVQLNGVLLKMVDDKTLPELSGARSPPAEHVLLPAFSLGFFVFSEARAPACR; via the exons ATGAAGCAGCCGAGGCGTCTTACTCCGCCGTTCCCGCATCTTTCCCAGAATGCCTGCTTTCCTTCAGGACTGTGCTCCACTCG GTCTCAGAGGATCCGAACTCTGGCCAAAGCTCTGAGTCCAGCCTTTTTAAGGTTCGGGGGAACCAAACAGGACTTCATGGTGTTCAGGCCTAGGAGGAGCCAGCGGCTGAATGCAg ATGAGCCTTGCAGCAGTACTGGACTCCCTTGGTGGCTGGAGCAGAGGCTGAAAGAGGACTGGACTCAGCAGAAGCTCATCCTGCtcaaggaggagcagcagaaccagcacaACAGAGTCCACTTCACAG agCTCACCGTGGACCTGCTGCACTCGTTCAGCAGCTGCTCGggcctggatctgatctttggCCTGAACGCGCTGCTCAGGACCGCGGACAACAGCTGGAACAGCAGCAACGCCCGCTCTCTGCTCCAGTACTGCGAGTCCAAACGATACAACATGTCGTGGGAGCTGGGGAACG AGCCAAACAGTTACGAGAAGAAGGCCGGGATCCGCGTGGATGGATATCAGCTCGGAGTGGATTTCACCCTTCTCAGAAAGATGATGGCAGAGTCCAAACTGTACCGGGACGCCGGGCTGTACGGCCCAGATGTGGGTCAGCCGCGGGACCACAGGGCAGACTTACTAAAGAG CTTCCTGCAGAGCGGAGCCGAGGCCGTCGACGCCTGCACCTGGCACCA CTACTACGTCAACAGCAGAAACACGTCATTACACGACTTTCTAGATCCTGAAGTTCTGGACTCCCTGGCTTTAAAGATCCAAGAAGTCCTGAAG AGAGTGAAGCAGGAAGCTCCTGGGAAGCCCGTGTGGCTCGGAGAGACGAGCTCAGCCTACGGCGGGGGAGCGGCGGGACTGTCTGACGCCTTCGTCTCGGGATTTAT GTGGCTGGATAAGTTAGGCCTGGGAGCCAAACTGGGCCTGGATGTGGTGATGAGGCAGGAGTTGTTCGGCTCCGGGCATTACCAGCTGATCGACGATGACCTGGATCCTCTCCCG GATTACTGGCTGTCGCTTCTCTACAAGAGACTCGTTGGACCAGAGGTCCTGAAACTTTGGGCCGTCTCGGACTCTGGCAGGAGCAAAAGAGTGAGGCTGTATCTGCACTGCGCCAACAGGAGGAG ctACGCCAGCGGAGCCGTGGTGCTGATAACGATGAACTTGAGCAGGAAGCCAGCCAGGATCTCACTTCCTGTCCTGCTCTCCGGCAGCACAGTGGACGCGTTTGTCCTCCAGTCCAGCCTGCCGGGGAAGGAGGGACTGCAGTCCAG GTCTGTGCAGCTGAACGGAGTGCTGTTGAAGATGGTGGATGATAAAACTCTCCCCGAACTCAGCGGAGCTCGGTCACCTCCAGCTGAACACGTGCTGCTCCCTGCCTTCTCCCTGGGGTTCTTTGTGTTCTCGGAGGCCCGGGCGCCGGCCTGCCGCTGA